A window from Bombus fervidus isolate BK054 chromosome 12, iyBomFerv1, whole genome shotgun sequence encodes these proteins:
- the Zetacop gene encoding COPI coat complex subunit zeta isoform X2, with protein MDGQLSEPTLYTVKGMAILDNDGNRILAKYYDKNIFPTSKEQKTFEKNLFNKTHRANAEIIMLDGLTCVYRSNVDLFFYVMGSSHENELILMSVLNCLYDSVSQILRKNVERKAVLDSLDIVMLAMDEICDGGIILDADASSVVQRVALRTDDIPLGEQTVAQVLQSAKEQLKWSLLK; from the exons ATGGATGGTCAGCTATCG gaACCAACACTTTATACTGTCAAGGGTATGGCCATTCTGGACAATGATGGTAACAGAATATTAGCtaaatattatgataaaaatatatttcccaCATCGAAGGAACAAAAGACATTTGAAAAAAATCTTTTCAACAAAACGCACAGAGCAAATGCAGAAATTATAATGCTGGATGGTTTAACATGTGTTTATAGAAGTAACGTagatttattcttttatgttATGGGAAGTTCTCATGAAAATGAG ctGATCTTAATGAGtgtattaaattgtttatatgaTTCAGTGAGtcaaattttaagaaaaaatgttgaaagaaAAGCTGTTCTAGATAGCTTAGACATAGTCATGTTAGCAATGGATGAAATTTGTGATGGAGG AATTATTCTTGATGCTGATGCCTCGAGTGTGGTTCAAAGGGTGGCATTAAGAACAGATGATATCCCACTTGGGGAACAAACAGTCGCACag GTTTTACAATCTGCGAAAGAACAACTCAAGTGgtctttattaaaataa
- the Zetacop gene encoding COPI coat complex subunit zeta isoform X1, with the protein MNRAGSSKVVQHNLSPMLRSDQDREFQQREPTLYTVKGMAILDNDGNRILAKYYDKNIFPTSKEQKTFEKNLFNKTHRANAEIIMLDGLTCVYRSNVDLFFYVMGSSHENELILMSVLNCLYDSVSQILRKNVERKAVLDSLDIVMLAMDEICDGGIILDADASSVVQRVALRTDDIPLGEQTVAQVLQSAKEQLKWSLLK; encoded by the exons ATGAATCGTGCTGGATCATCGAAAGTTGTACAACATAACCTCTCTCCAATGCTTCGGAGTGACCAGGATCGCGAATTTCAGCAACGC gaACCAACACTTTATACTGTCAAGGGTATGGCCATTCTGGACAATGATGGTAACAGAATATTAGCtaaatattatgataaaaatatatttcccaCATCGAAGGAACAAAAGACATTTGAAAAAAATCTTTTCAACAAAACGCACAGAGCAAATGCAGAAATTATAATGCTGGATGGTTTAACATGTGTTTATAGAAGTAACGTagatttattcttttatgttATGGGAAGTTCTCATGAAAATGAG ctGATCTTAATGAGtgtattaaattgtttatatgaTTCAGTGAGtcaaattttaagaaaaaatgttgaaagaaAAGCTGTTCTAGATAGCTTAGACATAGTCATGTTAGCAATGGATGAAATTTGTGATGGAGG AATTATTCTTGATGCTGATGCCTCGAGTGTGGTTCAAAGGGTGGCATTAAGAACAGATGATATCCCACTTGGGGAACAAACAGTCGCACag GTTTTACAATCTGCGAAAGAACAACTCAAGTGgtctttattaaaataa